A single Ziziphus jujuba cultivar Dongzao chromosome 11, ASM3175591v1 DNA region contains:
- the LOC107426864 gene encoding disease resistance protein RPP13, whose product MGDSVIVFVLEKLLRLVEEEATVFDGVKDQVTLLQNHLRMINAFLQNSEKERDENDVVKEVFMDQMRDVSREAEDVIDKHISYVKKQSMRKFVGNPLKYRDHVHDVADTITSINKKIQEILKHKETYVTKAALSNPHAGDHHHHHHHHKQYSLDRSKSKIERDDAVGFSHHMKTLIDQLLDQNIPQRDVISIIGTGGLGKTKLARKIYDTVGARSTYFKCCVWVYGCREFKPRDWLLCILNRMELPKGKRKIQDMSLDELKKTLIECLQGKRYFVVMDSMWKTGVWNTIKSAFPKDENGSRVLITCREKVVSIEDSKTPPYFLPFLDDDESWELLCNNVFHGAQCPDDLETIGRQLSQSCKGLPLSIVVLADLLKHVELSHWTWSKYIGNVNSYLTEDKTRCLDVMAESYTHLPGHLKSCFLSLGLFPKDFEISVRQITELWSAEGFIQANDTREVVNVAEDYLMELINRSLIQVASRRTDGGVKTCRVHDMIRELSKFESAREKFLEVHSNNNARPSTSSVSSRARRLSIHGNTSQYISSDANCDESSAHSLLLFGQRNMFETKHWQKIFRSFLYIRILYLWEVHMNSIPKEIDNLIYLKYIRIWSDGLLKITSLPATICNLGYLETIDITGYIKDCLPKGIWRLKRLRHLRVSKRLRLPDPPRRRRGDRHDHTLSNLRILSGLAVDKKTKLLMAKHKFPNVKKLHLVYDIKKNMNQVQMAQLLESLENLKQLKSLKLTGFAEFESRPNLFPSTLDKITFVSSYLELEHFKILAGLSNLRILKMRKTYGSSSILSCSNGDFPNLEFFEMTSLNITSWELEKGAMRNLQRLVIKECYELRNLSNELYSLPKLQVIEVSRMSGYFTRLLMELNTEDAKFKLVIDSNP is encoded by the coding sequence ATCTGCGCATGATAAATGCTTTTCTCCAAAATTCGGAGAAGGAAAGAGATGAAAATGATGTGGTGAAGGAGGTTTTCATGGACCAAATGAGAGATGTTTCCCGTGAAGCTGAAGATGTTATAGACAAACACATTAGTTATGTGAAAAAGCAAAGCATGAGAAAATTTGTTGGGAACCCATTGAAGTATCGCGATCATGTGCATGATGTTGCAGATACCATAACATCCATCAATAAGAAGATCCAAGAGATTCTTAAGCACAAAGAAACTTATGTCACCAAAGCAGCCTTATCTAATCCTCATGCTggtgatcatcatcatcatcatcatcatcataagcaATATTCACTTGACAGAAGCAAGTCAAAAATTGAGAGAGATGATGCTGTTGGGTTTTCCCACCACATGAAAACTTTGATTGACCAGCTTCTTGATCAAAACATTCCTCAACGCGATGTGATTTCGATCATTGGCACCGGCGGCTTAGGAAAGACTAAGCTCGCAAGAAAGATCTATGACACCGTTGGTGCTCGCTCTACTTACTTTAAATGTTGTGTTTGGGTTTACGGATGTCGAGAATTCAAACCCCGAGATTGGTTGCTTTGCATACTGAATCGTATGGAACTCcccaaaggaaaaagaaagattcaAGATATGTCTTTGGATGAACTGAAAAAGACTCTGATCGAGTGCTTGCAAGGAAAGAGGTATTTTGTTGTCATGGACAGCATGTGGAAAACAGGGGTATGGAACACCATAAAATCAGCTTTCCCTAAGGATGAAAATGGAAGTAGAGTTCTAATTACATGCCGCGAGAAAGTTGTATCCATCGAAGATAGCAAAACTCCTCCTTACTTTTTGCCATTTCTCGACGATGATGAAAGTTGGGAACTCCTATGCAATAACGTGTTTCATGGAGCACAATGCCCTGATGATCTCGAAACCATTGGGAGGCAACTTTCTCAAAGTTGCAAAGGGTTACCACTTTCAATTGTTGTATTGGCAGATCTTCTAAAGCATGTTGAGCTTTCTCATTGGACTTGGTCAAAATACATTGGAAATGTAAATTCCTACCTTACTGAGGATAAAACCCGATGCTTAGATGTTATGGCTGAGAGCTATACACACTTGCCCGGGCACTTGAAATCTTGCTTTCTTTCTCTTGGTTTGTTCCCAAAAGACTTTGAGATTTCGGTGAGGCAAATAACCGAATTGTGGTCAGCCGAAGGATTCATTCAAGCAAATGACACTAGAGAGGTGGTTAATGTAGCTGAAGACTACTTGATGGAGCTCATTAATCGAAGCTTGATCCAAGTGGCGAGTAGAAGAACCGATGGAGGTGTGAAGACATGTCGTGTCCACGATATGATACGAGAGCTCTCGAAATTCGAGAGTGCCAGGGAGAAGTTTCTTGAGGTTCACTCAAATAACAATGCAAGGCCTAGTACTTCTTCAGTGAGCAGTAGAGCTCGGAGACTATCCATCCATGGTAACACTTCTCAATACATTTCCTCAGATGCAAATTGTGATGAATCATCTGCTCATTCTTTGCTTCTTTTCGGTCAAAGAAACATGTTTGAGACAAAACATTGGCAAAAGATTTTTAGAAGCTTTTTGTATATTAGGATTTTGTATCTTTGGGAAGTTCATATGAACTCTATTCCCAAAGAGATAGATAACCTCATTTACCTAAAATACATTAGGATTTGGAGTGACGGATTGCTAAAAATTACATCACTTCCGGCTACCATATGCAATCTTGGATATCTAGAAACAATTGATATAACTGGCTATATAAAAGATTGCTTGCCAAAAGGGATATGGAGGTTGAAACGATTAAGACATTTAAGGGTGTCTAAACGTCTGAGGTTGCCTGATCCTCCTAGAAGAAGAAGAGGTGATCGACACGACCACACATTGTCCAATCTCCGAATCCTTTCCGGTCTAGCTGTTGACAAGAAAACCAAGCTTCTCATGGCTAAGCACAAATTCCCAAATGTGAAGAAACTGCATTTGGTTTATGACATTAAGAAGAACATGAACCAAGTACAGATGGCACAGCTATTGGAAAGCCTCGAGAATTTAAAGCAATTGAAAAGCTTGAAACTTACTGGTTTCGCAGAATTCGAATCTCGTCCCAACTTGTTCCCGTCAACACTGGACAAGATAACATTTGTGAGTTCGTATTTGGAGTTGGAACACTTCAAGATCCTAGCAGGCCTCTCCAACCTTCGGATCCTCAAGATGAGAAAAACATATGGATCATCAAGCATCCTTAGTTGCTCCAATGGTGACTTTCCTAATCTTGAATTCTTTGAAATGACGAGTTTGAATATTACATCATGGGAATTGGAGAAAGGTGCAATGCGAAACCTTCAACGTTTGGTTATCAAAGAATGTTATGAACTCAGAAATCTATCAAATGAGCTTTACAGCCTGCCTAAACTGCAAGTCATAGAGGTTTCACGGATGTCTGGATATTTTACGAGGTTGCTCATGGAACTAAATACCGAGGATGCAAAGTTTAAGCTCG